cagtgtgcTGTCAAGAAGTGGGCCTTTTGTTCCTTAATGATTACCTTTGCTCCCGAAAAAGAAAGGTGTCTCTTCAGTtggcagggtggggagaggagcagcagcagggtaggccagctgagctcagcagctggctgtggttTTGTCCCCCAGCTTTCAAGGCGGCGGTGCTGATCCAGCAGTGGTACCGGCGCCACGTCGCTCGGCTGGAGATGCGGCGCCGCTGCACCTGGCGGATCTTCCAGTCCATCGAGTATGCCTGTGAGCAGGACCAGATCAAGGTGAGGGGCCAAGGAAAGGAGTAGGTAGGAAGGTACTCAGGAGTGGGGTTAGCCTATTGAtttcctgcctgcttctgtCTGATGAAACCCTGgatggggccctgggcagcctggtccagctggaggtgtccctgctgactgcaggccctttgagggtgccttccaagctgatgcattctgtgacatTCAGACTACGATCAGTACAGTAGGCTTTGTGGGAAGTGTCAGCCAGCATGAGAAGGGCACAGGTAACACATGCAGAAAGGTGATGTTCAGTTGCCAAGCTGCAGGATTTCATCCCAGGGTGAATGGTGATGGgctctttctcttcttgcaGCTTCACAACTTCTTCAGTTACCTCATGGACCACTTCACACCAAGCAGCAGTAAAGAGAGTAAGTTTCTTGTGTGCCCATTGCAGGTGTGGCACCAGCAGCTCGGaaggctgcagcctgtgttGATTTGTGGCCCAGTGCTGGCCCATCAGGATGGCAAAGGGGACCAAGAGACTCTAAAGAGTGATGGCATCAGGAATTTGGGTAGGGAGAGGATTGTCTGGAGACTGTACATGGAATGTGGGATAATCCCAGCTCCTAAGGGGAAGGGGGAGTAAAGCCCAGGATGTTTTCTTGGAGTCTGCCCTGGTTCAGGCAGCCCTGGTAAGCGGGTCTCAGCCCATTCCTGACGTGAGGGAATCTGTCCCTAGGGAGCTGTGCTCCGGGCTGCCTGTTTTATATTTAGTTTCTCACATCTAaaactggggcaggaggggaggagggctgTGAAAACCCCTTCAGTATCTTCCTGAAGCTGCAGGGAGCTTAGTGCTGGGAACTTGCTAATGAGCTTAGCTCTGCAATCTGATGATAGTAAATCAATATGAACTACTTATCAACCATTTccagcagagccctgttgagGAAGACTGGGTTTCAGTGTCTGCATATGACAGGGCAGTAATGTTCTGCTCATTGAGCTTGGGTTCTGAGGTGTTACAGCAGTAAAAGAATCATTTTCTTTGGCAAATAACTAGAAGTGGTGTCTTAACCCAACTTCATCTGGttgatttttgtgtgtttgtgtctgtCTCTCTTCCAAACTAACCCCAACAATCaaaccaacccctctgccacccaGGGGACTTCATCAGTCGCATGTTTGTAAGTGGGGAAAGcgtcaaagaggcagagctggagaaataCTGTGACTATGAATCCATAGAGGTGCCAGACTCCTACACTGGACCCcacctctctttcccactcctTCCTGACCATGCCACTGCCTTGCTGGAAGCGTTCAAGCAGAAACAAGTAAGGATCCCCAATGCCACCACGcttctccttctctgagcaggggTGGAGGGCAGATAATTTGGCtttagaccaacccccacaggTTGAAACTTTCTGGTACTTTTTTTGGCTGCAGTACCTCAAATTGTAAAAAATAAAGTACAGAAAAGTCTAGGATGGCCCAGGTGGAGAGAGCTGGTGGAAACGGTGTTGTGCCATGCAACTTTGGCTCATATTTACAATGTAAGAGGTGCTTTGGAGGGGAAGTCCAGTACCAGTTCAGCAGCTTTAACTTTACATGTCCTTGTACAGCTGCAGTGTTCTGCTGCCATCCCTCAGTCACAGTGAAGATCTGCAAAACAGGCCAGAACTGCCCTTCTCCACACAAAACAAAGGCCTCTTGTGTCCTGACTGCTGTTAAATGCCTGCCTCCTGCAAGACATGCAGCACCTCATGGCCTGCTTTAATGTGGCCAAGGCTAAGAAAGGTCTAGAGGAGCAGCTTCTTACCTGTGATACTGGGCTGGaagtcctgctgctctgggaggtggtGTTGGGGTTCTCTTAGGCTTTTGGGTTCCTcttgccagccctgggctgcactGGGTGAGTCTCTTCCATCTGACTGTTTCCCAGTAGCTGCCTCACTGTGAGTTGTCCCACGGAGAGTCTCTGCCAGCCAGGCTCTCGTGGTGGGTCCTTGGGGGACTTTGCAGACAGAGGTCACTGATTTCCTGCTTTAATCCCTTCACTTTCTCCTAGTAGCAGCTCCACGCTCGCTATGTCTTAAACCTTCTACATGAGACCAGGAAGCACCTCAAGCAGTTGCCAAACATCAGCCATGTCTCCACCTGCTACAGCGAGGAGGTGACCGTGTGTGGTAGGTCTGGGAGGAGGACACAGCCCTGGAAGGGGTGGGAAGGATATCAGATGGTGGCATGAGCAGGATGGCCTCCTCTGTACTGAGTGTGGAACACAAATGCAAactagaatcagagaatcatgccAGTTGGGAGAGatttttaagatcaagtccagcccagcactaccaggtcaccaccaaaccatggccttcagcaccacatctctgcctcttttaaaggCCTCCAGGGATAGAGACTCCACCAgtgtcctgggcaagctgttccagggcttgacaaatCTTTCatggaagaaactgttcctaatatccaacctaatcctccctTGGTgctacttgaggccatttcctcttgccctatcacttgttccttgggagaggagCTTTGCTGCACCAAGAGGCAGTTGGGGCTGTCTAAAATCTGTGGGTTCACCCTCtgatgctgtgtgagctgctgcaggctgctctggagactgCAGGGAGCGTGGCTGCATCGTGGCCCTGGTTCTGCTTGGCCTTGGTGTCTTCTTAAGCTAAACACACTGAGACTTGTCTTTTTGTGCCTgctaggagacctgcatggCCAGCTGGATGACTTGTTCCTCATATTTTACAAGGTAGGTtccacagctgcagaggtggctggcTAGGCACTGCAAGCTATCACAGGGGTCATGCTGAGAAGTGTTTGCAGAACTTGGGCCCTTCAGGTGTGAttctccaggtgggtttgacaGGTTGTAGATGGCtcctcaaagcagcagctgattaCCTTGCTGGCTCTGAAACCTGACACATCTCTACCTCTGGGAAGTTGACACTGGTGTACCGGTGCCAGTGGACCCTTGTATGCCTGCTGACACCAGTGGCAACCCTTCCTGACTGCCACCTTCCACTTCCACTGGGAGGCTACAGGATAAAAATGTCAGGATCTGCTGTAGAAGGTGACCTGGGACAGGAGTGAGGGGGAAACTATGTGGATGTGGTGGGGAGGCCTCTCTTGCAACACCCACCTGTTCCTTGCCTTTCCAGAATggccttccttccccttccaagTCCTATGTGTTCAATGGGGACTTTGTAGACAGAGGCAAGCAGTCCCTGGAGATCCTCATTGTCCTCTTCACCTTCCTCCTGATCTACCCAAAGGAGGTTCACCTCAACCGTGGGAACCACGAGGACCACATGGTCAACTTACGGTACGGGGCTCGGGTGGGGGCCTGGTGGTGATGGTGCCCTGGGCAAGCCTCCTGaacttcctctctcctcttcctccagctaTGGTTTCACCAAGGAAGTCATGCAGAAATACAAGGTAGGCAGATGTTTGTCTCCCTTACCACGTGAGATGTGGGGTTTGAAAGTTTGATCTTCATCTCTTCCTTTCTGATCTGTCCTCCTAGGTGCATGGGAAGAAGATCCTGAAGATGATTCAGAATGTCTtctgctggctgcccctggccacCCTGATTGATCAGAAAGTGCTCGTTATACATGGGGGCATCTCTGACACCACtgacctggacatgctggagacAATTCAAAGGCACAAAGTAGGCTGGATCTCCTAGATGCTGCTGATTTGTGGCCAGGAGCTTATTTCTGCATGGCAGCTTGGCTGTTGGGGAGATGCTTTTAAGGGATGGGCTTCCTAGCCAAACTCCAAAGGCACGGAGTGAGTTGCTTTGGTTGaagtgtgtgtgcaggaggtGTGATGGGAAGCAGCATTCCTGGCTTCTGGAAGCTCTAAGGGTTGtagccagggaagtggtgggtaGTGGCATGGGTAGATAGATGTGCAGCTGACTGAAATGCAGTGATGATGAGGCTTTGGCCTAGATTTCTCCCTCTAGACTTCCAGGGTTTGGATAAATCATGTAACTTGTCTGTGCCTCACTGGCCAGCTGAGAAATACTACTACTTCCTTTCTCTGAATCTAGTTAGTCATTCGTCCTTCCCTCAGTCTGCAGCTTAAATCCATGTGCTCTACCTTTTGGGTAATGTCTGAGCACCATAAAGCCAATGAGGATCTGTGGTCAGGATGGATCCGAGTCCCCAGCTGCAAACCTTGAACGGCACAGCTGAGAGGCTGCCACCAGGAACCTCCCACAATTAATCAGCATTTGATGGCAGCAAAGGGAATCGAGGCTCTGAGCAGTGAGAGCTGGAGATGCAGGTTTCCAAGAGGCCTGACCagctctttttcctcccttacCTCTTGcagtttatttctgttttaagagggaagaaaagaaaggagtcGAACAGAAACGCGGAGGTACAGGAAATAAACGGGGAGAGCAAGGCGGAGGctgagccagcagggaaggaggcagacCCCGGTCTGTGCCCACCGCCCCGCGCAGCGCAGGCTCCCAGCATGGCCAACAGGCAGGAGTTCTCCCGCTGGGTGCGGCAGACGGTGCAGGAGCAGATCGAGCGCTGCCGGCGCCTGGTGGACGTCAGCGAGTCCGAGTCGGAGGAGCTCACCTACTCCAGCTCCGTCTCCCTGGCAGACCTGGACGGGCCCTGCTGGACTCGCCAGGAGGAGTGGAAGCAGGTGAGCAGTGGAAGCCGGGCCCTGAGCTCGgtgggctctgggtgccccctgcaggTTTGTTGTTACAAGCAGTGCGCAGACCTCTCGATGGAGAGATTTTGGCTGCTTCTGTGGCAGAGTCAAAGAGAGCGCACCACTGaagtgcagcaggcaggctcagAGGTTGTGTGTACCTCCTGCTCTTTCTCTGAGGCAGCCTGGTTGTGGTTGTGGCCAAGGGCTGTCCTGTGAGCCTGAGACCTCTGCTGCTTGGGGATGTTCTGTTAGAGACCTGTGCTGCACCCAGCGGCTGACAAACTGTGTAAGAGTCACCTAGGAGAGCAGTGGCTGTGTGGAGCCTGGTGCtagctgctgttctgctggggcCTTTGCCAGTCAGGCTGTTCACCAGGCTCTCACCTTtctgtgcccagggctctgtctcAGAGTTAGCCCTTTTTCTTGTATAAATAAAGCTGCAGCTCAAGCACAGAGTGAGGCAGCAGGGTTGGGATTCACTGCAGGGTGGAGATAACAGATGAGATGTCTGTAGAGCCCCATGGTTAGTTACATCACCTGCTGtgtgcagaaccacagaatgcatcagcttggaagggagcctcaaaggctatcttgtccaacacccctgcaggcagcacagacacctccagctagatgaGGTTGTGCAGGTCTCCATCAAATTTGACCTTGCCtatttccagagatggggcttccaccacctctctggacaacctgttccagtgtcttaccactctcattgtgcagaacttccacctgaatctcccctgctccagtttcaaaccattgtccctcatcctatccccacagcacCTTCTgaacagccttcctgtaggtccccttcagccactgaaatgcagctctaagggcAGGTTGGATTCCTGTTTGTGTCAGCCCAGTCTGTAAGCCCCTTCTGTGCTCTCCAACCCACTGTCACCTCTTCATGTGCCTGTCACACACCTCATCAGCATAAAGCTAGATGTTGAGGTCAGGGTTAAAGGGATGAAACTTTAATCCAAATGGTGGTTATTGAGTCAGCACTTACTCACATTTctggaggctgtggagtgtcctggcTAGAGAGCAAAGGAGTTTAGCACTAAGCTGGCTCACGGCCTCAAGATCTGCTGCACGTTCTTGCTCTGGGACCTGTGTTTTGGGATGGAGGGAACAGGCAAGGCTTTTGGGGACCTTAGAGGCAGCAAAGGGAAAGTTTGTATCAGGCCTGACCTAGGGACACTCCTCTTCCCCCAGGTACTTGCCTGTAGCTCCGGTCCAGCAACAGTCACCTCTGTGGTGGACCAGGTCTGTGACCCAGTCCTGTGGAGCAGGATGGTGGAAACCTCTCCACTTCCCTGTGCAGTCCAGGGAGGGACTCGGAGCCAGAGCTGGATGTGCTCAGTAAACTCTGATGGGTGGTATCTGTTGGCACACTTCATTCATCAACCTTTCCCATCCTTCCAGATTCTAGACATCCTCTGGAGCGACCCCATGcctcaggagggctgcagagtcAATACAGTGCGAGGGGGTGGCTGCTACTTTGGGCCTGACGTGACTGGGAAGGTCCTCGAGAAGCACAGCTTGCAGTTCCTCATCCGCTCCCACGAGTGCAAGCAGGAGGGCTACGAGTTCTGCCACGGCCGCAAGGTCAGCCAAGGACACCTGGGCCTCCATCCTGCCAGGGTcagggctctctgctggctcgtctcagctctgcagtggggcTTCCAGTAGGTACAGAATGGGTGAACAGCCTTATCAGGAGGCGCTGGAGCGTGTTCCCAGCTGAGGTCTTAGGCCAGGCAtgagccacctcctctgctggggACACGTGTTGTGCAGGCAACGCACGTCCTTGTGTGTGGAGCCAGGAGAAGGTCTGAACCTCTTTGTGCCACTGCCCCTACTTAATGAAGCTGTTTCTGAagcccatagaatcatagacttgttttgcttggaagagacttccaagatggagtccaaccttcatTCCAAGAGGAGGTACAAAAGGAtgttgctcagctgctgcagcaggtttgcTCTCAGAAGATTCAGTCACTTCAGTGTCCTCAGCAGGGGCACTTTTGACtctgcagtgagggtggaggTTTGTCAATAGAGTGTAGTGACACTGCAGAAGCCCTGTGTGGCCAGGTCCGTGTAAGACCAGCACTGCCCTCAAGGATCTCACTCCTGTAAGGCTCCCAGGCCAGCTGCCACCTTGTTCTTGCTTCTCCACATGGAGCTTTCAGAGCTGACTCCAGCTGGTTGTGCTCTTGTCCCTGAGAGCTGTGTACACTGACTGTGAATGTCTCTCTTTTGGGCCTTAGGTGCTAACCATATTTTCAGCCTCAAACTACTATGAGATTGGCAGCAACAGGGGAGCCTATGTGAAGCTGGGACCAGACCTGGTGCCCCATTTTGTTCAGTACCAAGCAAACAAGACAGCACATACTCTCACCATGACCCAAAGGCAAGGATTTCCGAGGCAGAATTCCAACAGGGAAACCTTGGGGAGCTCTGGGAAGGTTTGACTCCAGGGCTGAACTTTCACAGCTCGAGTTTCTAAACAGTAGTGCCAGAGGAGGAACCAAGCTTTGTGCAGGAGTTACTGAGGGAGGctcaagggctggggagggcacatCACAAGATCAGCAGGGGACTCTGATTTTCCAGCTTCTCTTTTCAGCATCAAGTTCTAACCTTTGCCCTTTCCAGAGGTGCCTCCTGCTTTGTCACTTCACAAAGTGCTGCAGGGAttcactgctgcagggagctgtgctgcaggcatgcAGTGCTTTGCATGGAgatgcagctgtggctgtgcagagcagctctgtgagggccTGGGGGGATCTGTGGACAGGCTAGAGGAGTGGGGAGGTGCAGCTTTGTGGGGAGGCCATAATGTGCTGCTCTCTTTTCTGCCTCCTCCAGAATCAGCAGGGTAGAAGAGTCAGCCTTTCGGGCCCTGCGGGAGAAGCTCTTTGCTCACACCTCAGCCCTCATCAGTGCCTTCAAGGCCTACGACAAGGACAACACAGGTAAAGCTTAGCTGAGGTGAATTCCCTGGGAGGACAGGATTGAAGAGACTAAGTTGAGTGTGTGGCTGGGTGGGAGACTGATGGCTGTCAGTGGTGGTCATAGTAGGAGGCTGTACCAGATCTCACCAGACTGTTGGTCCTGTTTGCTGTTATTCAGTGTCTCCCTTGGGGGGCAAGCAAGAGGTGATTAGCTTAATGAGTAGCAGTTTAGGGTGGTACTGGAGAACCCTTTGTAATCCATGAAGCAGTGGAAAAGATGACCTGCAACACCTTTTGTCACTTAGAAAGGGTTGGATGGTCTCTAAAACCCCTTCATCCCAGAGTCTAAAATCACTAAGTGTGGGATGTCCTCCATGGAAGCTGCCCGTGTCAGAGCCtgaaggaaggagctgagggctgacAGGTTGGGTTGCCAGATCTCTGGCTGAAAGGAGTGTTCTGCTGGTGCAGCAACCAAGATGAGTTGCTGAGATCTGTCCATTTGTGGGTCAGGGCAGACAAGGGCCCAGTAGATGGCAGAACTGCTCCCTTGGGGGTAGAACTGCTTCAGTGCTTTCTTCCTTGGCAGCGAAATTGTACACAAGTGGAGTTGAGCTGTAAGAGCAGCTGCTAAACCAGGGCCTCTTCCACATTCCTGGGCTACTGAGGAAGCACTAGTGCCATGCAGGGTTTCTTCTTGTCCCAGAGTGCTGAAGTGTGCTGTGGAGAAATGATGCtgttgctggcagcagcacagtagACTGAGTTTATGTGCTGCTCTAGGCTTTTTGCTTTGCCTTGATGGGTTGTCAGTTGTCCCTCTCTCTGAGGTCCCCAAGGCTCTCCCTTTTCACATACTCATtgttcatagaattgttttgggctggaaaagacctccaagatcatcaaatccaactgtcaacccaacagcactgtggccatcaagccatgtCTCAGAGTGCCAGGTCCACGTTTCTTGGACACCTAGACTCACAGAATTTTCCTTGCAGGAAGGATCACACTGAGCAGCTGGGCCACAGCAGTGGAGTCAGTGCTgcgcctggggctgccctggcgcATGCTGAGGCCGCAGCTGGTGCGCAGCACGGCAGAGGGCATGCTGGAGTACAGGTCCTGGCTGGATGACTTGGCTGTGGAGCAGCGCAGCCAAGAGGTAAGGCCTTGCCCCTTCCGTCAGAGCAGCTCACCAGATCCCCAGCATGGTGTGAAAGGAGAGGATGGTTCCTGTCTGATCCCACATCCTACTAGACTCAGTGCAGAAGCTTGTGGGAATTCAAGTAGTCCACTGTGGAAACAGATGATGCATGTGGAATCAACACCTAGGGGTGGTTTGGGATGCAGACTTTGAGCAAGGAAGCTCTATTCCATTCTCTGAGTCACAGCTTCTTAATTGCACTcagcaaacccaaccctgcAGTGGTTAACAGCCACAGTCACTCTGCTCTGTGGGCCCAGCAAAGCTCTGTATGATGTTCCATACTGCAGCCTGCCACTGAGGGCCCAGCCACCACAAACCTCATTCAGAAGGCACACAGCACACAAAGTCCATTGCTGGCAAACTCTTGAGAGCAGGGACCATTTCCACTGATGTGTGGTGTCTGCAGTGACTgctcagagaaagcagagggcTGCCAGGAGGGTAGGAGGAGTGTGACCATGTTGTGTTTCAGCACATCCAGTCGAGCTTGCTGGAAGTCATTTATCGCAACAGATCCAACCTGGAGACCATATTCAGGATCATAGACAGAGATCACTCAGGTAAGCAGGAGTGCAAGGGGTGTTGGGCACTGCACTGTTGTTCCTTTCTGCTTTGGGCCTTCCTTTGGTGTGTACAAAGGCATTTTCATGTAATGGTTTTAAGCTTGGGACTTTCTCTTCCTCGAAGAGCTTCTGAAACGTCCTTGCATGCTTCTGCAAGCATGATGCATTTTGAAGAACTGTGCAGTCCAGGCAGAGAATTAATAATTCCTAGTCCTGGAGGAGTTCAGCAGAGCAAAACTTGTGATGAAAGAACTGATGGCAATGCAGGGTACTCAGGATCTTAAGTGTAACCTGCTTGCAAACAGTCATCTCCAGTAAATTGcctcaggaaagagaaaagacaaagtCTTTGCCTTCTGTCCAAATTGCATTGTGTCTCTTTATTGCTTCACATCATGTTGGAGCCAGTGTTCTCCACACCAGGAAATTTGGTTGCAGCACATGAAATGTAGACTGAGTggtttcttcccttcctgcagggTAGGTATGCAGGCAGCTAGGATGGGAGATCAATGCTAAGCTGGGGGTCCTTGCACGCTGAGGGGCTGACTGGCACCTGTGTTCAGAGGTGAGCTTGTGCTGAGGTGGCTGTGCCTTCCTTCTCCAACAGGTCTCATCTCCTTTGAGGAGTTCCACCAAACCTGGAAGCTCTTCAGCTCCCACATGAACATCGAGCTGACAGATGATGGCATCAGCGACTTGGTGCGCAGCATCGACTTCAACAAGGATGGCAACATTGACTTCAACGAGTTCCTCGAGGCCTTCCGCCTGgtcaggcaggcagaggagtgACCACCTGGGCAGGATCCCCACATCCAACGCCTTGAGTGTCTGCAAAGCCAGGGGACAGCTTCCCACCTCACCACAGagtgtgcctgcagctggcaagcAGGGAAAAGGCAGGCAGGTACCGGTAGTGCTTTACTGGCCGAGAACACCGACCGGCTGTGTCCATCTGAAGGTGATGGGCTTCAGCTCAGGCTCTTTTCAACAAGGAGCTGTGTTCCAAGTAGAAATTCCTGCTCAAAGGGAAGAGGCAACTTAGTTGATCTTgtcagtgctgtgctggagTGCTGCAGGTCTGCTCAAGTGTAGTAAAAGGGCAGTAAAGGTGTTTCTTGCAGGCTGTTttaagcaggcagcagctggtagAGCACAGCGTTCCTTTCAATAAAGAGGTTTTTCTAGAGTGCTGCTTCTGGGTGTGTATGTCATCTCCACATTGtcagctctgacagcagcagtgctcctgtGACACCTGCTGCCCCTTTGTTCCATTGCTGTGCTAAGGTTGGAGCTACTGAATACATGCAGTGGAACAATACTTTGAACAAGAGCGAGAACTCTCCAGCAGGGGAGCTTTAAAAGATCTGTTGAGACCAAGGTTTTTCAAAGGCCAGGGCAGCAGATAAGTAGCCCCCTACTAGAGTGCCTGTGCTGCATGTTCAAAGTATATTCAAAGCATAATACAATTGCAGCTTAAATAGAGGGAGGCAGGGGTTGTATTTTACAAGGCTTTGTAGTGAGAGGATGACAGGGAAtggatttgagctggaagagagcagatttagactggagattaggtagaaattcttgacaatgagggtggggagacactggaacaggttgcccagggaggttgtggatgcccccttcctggagatgttctagaccaggctggatgaggccttgagcaacctggcagggggcttgggactagatgatcttttaggcctgttccaacccaaatcattctgtggtcCTATGATTTTGAAGTGTCTGTAAGGAAAACCTTGTGGCTTAATGTCAAACCTGCAGTACAGTCACTCTAGCAggggtgcccagcagctctgacatGGGGTTACCTGCAGGCTGAAGGAGAGGGAAGTGCTTTAACCTGGAGCTGTCAGCAACTTCActgcattagaatagaatagaccagaccagaccagaccagaccagaccagaccaggctggaagagaccttcaagatcatcgtgtccaacctatcatccaacaccacctaatcaactaaaccatgcaaccaagcaccccatcaagtctcctcctgaacacctccagtgatggtgactccaccacctccccaggcagcccattccaatgggcaatcactctctctctgtaatacttcctcctaacctccagcctaaacctcccctggtgcagcctgagactgtgtcctcttgttctggtactggttgcctgggagaagagaccaacctctgcctgtctacaaccccccttcaggtagttgtagagagcaataaggtcacccctgagctttGCTGCTGTAGCTGAGAAAGAGCCAACACCAAGCATGAGTTCTTAGAAAGTCAGACTGAATTTATTACTCTCTGGCAattaaaaaaaggcagaagacaAGGCCTGGACATTCTGTTGTTACTGAAGGAGCAGTAAAGCTTTGTATAACTCACGTATGCAAAGTGATA
Above is a genomic segment from Dryobates pubescens isolate bDryPub1 chromosome 24, bDryPub1.pri, whole genome shotgun sequence containing:
- the PPEF2 gene encoding serine/threonine-protein phosphatase with EF-hands 2, yielding MGSGSSVNANYKYSLQKSENAFKAAVLIQQWYRRHVARLEMRRRCTWRIFQSIEYACEQDQIKLHNFFSYLMDHFTPSSSKERDFISRMFVSGESVKEAELEKYCDYESIEVPDSYTGPHLSFPLLPDHATALLEAFKQKQQLHARYVLNLLHETRKHLKQLPNISHVSTCYSEEVTVCGDLHGQLDDLFLIFYKNGLPSPSKSYVFNGDFVDRGKQSLEILIVLFTFLLIYPKEVHLNRGNHEDHMVNLRYGFTKEVMQKYKVHGKKILKMIQNVFCWLPLATLIDQKVLVIHGGISDTTDLDMLETIQRHKFISVLRGKKRKESNRNAEVQEINGESKAEAEPAGKEADPGLCPPPRAAQAPSMANRQEFSRWVRQTVQEQIERCRRLVDVSESESEELTYSSSVSLADLDGPCWTRQEEWKQILDILWSDPMPQEGCRVNTVRGGGCYFGPDVTGKVLEKHSLQFLIRSHECKQEGYEFCHGRKVLTIFSASNYYEIGSNRGAYVKLGPDLVPHFVQYQANKTAHTLTMTQRISRVEESAFRALREKLFAHTSALISAFKAYDKDNTGRITLSSWATAVESVLRLGLPWRMLRPQLVRSTAEGMLEYRSWLDDLAVEQRSQEHIQSSLLEVIYRNRSNLETIFRIIDRDHSGLISFEEFHQTWKLFSSHMNIELTDDGISDLVRSIDFNKDGNIDFNEFLEAFRLVRQAEE